In Euphorbia lathyris chromosome 2, ddEupLath1.1, whole genome shotgun sequence, the sequence TTTTTCTTTGGTTGCAGGTTTTACTTCGTTACGTTAGTGCCGTTCTTGTTTCTGAGGTTTGGACTGATGTTGATATTATTGCTGAAATTTCGGAGATTAAAGGAGAGATAATTGATTGTGCTTTGGAAATGATTAAAACTGTTTCCTTGGTTGTGTACCCTGCAATTGATGGGCACAACAAGCAGCGCCTTTCTTTAATGTATGGCCTGCTGTCCGACTGCTACTTGCACCTAGAGGAAACCAAATACTCATTGCAAGCCTTAAACTCAAGTTCATCAATTTTGTCACCTCTTGATATAGCTCACCTGTACGAAGTCTTTGAGCAAGAATGTAAAAGAGTTTCCTTTATCAAGGACCTGAACTTCAAGAATGTTGTTACACTAGATGGTCCAAATTTGCAATCTTTACGCAATGAAGTGTATGCACACATCAATGAATTAAATTTGGAAGCCTTGGCAAAAATGGTGGATACACTGGCCAGTATATCTAGCAGTTCAGTGCCTGAAGATCTCATCGTATGGCAGGATGTGTACAAGCATTACGTTCTTAGTTTGTTTATGACATTGGAGAGTGGAATGGAGTTAAATATTGGAAGCCCTGAAAAGTTTCAGGAGTTTATTGGTCAACTTGAGCATGTCTATGAGTTGTCCCAAATATACATAAGACTTTTAGCACCTTTGGATGCCCTAGATATCATGAAGCGGTACCTAACTGTCATTATACCTGTCTCTGGTTCTAATTGGAGTATTCTGGATAACTCAACATGGCAGGATTGCCTTATCATCTTGCTGAACTTTTGGGTCAGGTTGGCTGAAGACATGCAGGAAATTGCATCCACTGACAATTCTGTAATAGTTAGGTTCCATCCCGAATGCTTATTAAGTTGCTTGAAGGTTCTTATGAGGCTGGTGATGGAGGACACTGTATCACCAAGCCAGGGCTGGGGCACCATTGTTGGCTATGCTAAGTATGGATTAATTGGCGATTTTTCCGCGGAGATTCTGATTTTTTGCAAAGTCATGGTATTTTCTGGTTGTGGGTTCGGAGCGGTTTCGGATGTTTTCACAGAGGCAATATCTAACTTCAATACCAGTTCAAGGTCATATGCAGACTCTGAATCTCAGGGTCTTCATCATCTTTATGTACGTATGTTGGAACCAATTTTAGAAGACTTGGCGAGTGGATCCTCTGAAAATCAGAACTTGTATCATTTGCTGTTGTCGTTGAGTAAAATGGAAGGTCAACTGGAGGATTTGCTGAGGGTCAGGCAGTCAGTTTGGGATAGAATGGTCCAGTTTTCTGACAATTCTCAGCTATCAAGTCAAGTTCGGGTTTTTGTCCTAGAGCTTATGCAGATAATCAGGGATAGAAATATTAAGGGCTTCTCTACAGAGCTACAGTCGAAGGTTTTGCCATGGGAAGGATGGGATGAATTTCTCTCTACATGTAAAAAGAGTGAGACTATTTCCAATCATGGATTGCCAGACCATACAGATAGTAATAGTCAGTTAACAAGTACCTTAGTTGCCCTTAAATCGACCCAACTTGTGGCAGCCATCTCGCCTGGGATagaaatcactcccgatgaTCTGTCAACTGTGGAGACAGCTGTTTCTTGCTTTTTGAAGTTGTGCGAAGATTCCAGTTCAGATGCTCATTTGGACGTGTTGCTAGCCATTTTAGAAGAGTGGGAAGGGTTCTTTGTAGTCGGGAAGGAGGAGATAGTTTCTGCAGAAAAATCTGAAGGAAGAAATGACTGGGATAGTGATGGATGGGATGAAGGATGGGAAAGCTTTCAGGAAGTAGAATCTCTTGAACctcttgagaaagagaaaacaGGAAACTCGTTTTCTCTCCATCCTTTACATGTGTGCTGGGcggaaattttcaaaaaatttattgCTCGATCACAGTCCACAGATATGCTGAGACTGATTGACCAATCGTTGTCAAAATCTAATGGAACATTGCTGGATGAAGATGGTGCCAGGACATTGAATGAGGTTTTACTCGAGATGGATTGTGTTGTGGCTTTGAAGCTGTCCCTTCTTCTGCCATATGAAGCAATGCAGTTGCAATGTTTGGCTGTAGTAGAAGACAAGCTAAAACAAGGAGCCATAGCAGACACAGTGCGCAGAGACCATGAATTGTTCATTCTCATATTATCATCTGGGACTATATCAACTATATCGACCAAATCCGCATACGAAACTACTTTCTCTTTTCTGACCTACCTAGCAGGCAATATTTGTCGTCAGTGTCGGGACGCTCAGTTATCAAGGATgaaggaaagaaaaaggaaggaaCATGAAGATGATTTCCTATTTGTTTTCATGAGAATACTGTTTCCAGCCTTTATAGCAGATCTTGTGAAGGCTGATCAGCAGATCCTAGCAGGATTTTTGGTTACAAAATTTATGCACACGAATCCTTGTCTCAGCTTTATTAATGTCGCAGAAGCTAGTATCAGAAGGTATTTGGAGAGGCAGTTGCATGCATTGCAGCAGGACCAAGATTCTCTGGACGAAACGAGTTGCAAGATCCTCAAGAATAGCGTGTTGAAATTGAGAGACAATTTGGGAAATCTGATCCACTCTGCATTACCAATTCTTGGTGGCAGTGTTAGATGAGAAGAAGGCTTTGTTAGAAGCTATGGGGTTCAAAATCAGATAACCGTAACTCAATTTGTACACATGTATGCTTGTCCTTGTATATATCTAAAGGATGAATATAGTAGAGTGGGACGACACAAAACACATTTTCATCCTTGATATTTTTGAGAAACCAATTATTTTGTAATACTATGTTCATTCTTCATATAAAATTTTTATGAAGTCAGCACTGAAGTAACTATTAGGCTCAGTTTTAAGATGGAATAGAATCTGCAATCACAAGAACAAGATTAAGAAACTGATAACCTTCAATTCTCATTTTGATTTTGGTTATGAGAAGCTTGTTCTACCTCTATCAGAGTACGCTAAATGTCAATCTGTACATCTCTCCCATAATTTGGTGATGCCAGAATAGCAGAATAATGCTAAATGAGAAAAAAGGAGGGTTGAATGCACGAAAGATTTTATAAGATTATTATTTCATAAATGTCGTATAGCCCATTATTGTGCCTGCAAACTGAATAATTAGTAAATGTAGAGGGTTTTAGCAGAAGTACAATAAACTGATATTAATGCTTTGGAATCTAGAAGAAAAATATGCTGATTTTAAGTTCATTCTGCAATAGGTTCCGTTTTCAAACTGAAATTGTTTCCAACTTCTTTCAATGATCCAGGTAGCAGCCTTCATTTATTTACTTATGGGGTTTGGTCAGAATCTCATGATATTCTTGGAATTGTTGACGACACTGATACACTTTACTTTATCAAAGTAAATGGTGAAGAGGTTATGAGAATAACTAAGAGAGATTTAAAAACAACTTTTCCAATTATAGGCATGATCCCACAGGACAATACTGATGCCCATGGATCTTGTTTGTAAGTGTTCTCTTCTACTCTCTTGTTGGTCAGGGGTCTTGATCTATCTATTGTGTTTAATATCATTTGCAAGCAGATTCTTTAAGCAATTTGTCTTTTAGAATGCGTATGTGCAAATTTGCATGTGCCTCgtggagttgcagaatttggctGTATTATTAAATTTGGGAAGATTTACTGGTGCAGCTTCATCATTCTTACAGCAGATGGATTTCTTCATCAAATTGAAAACAGCCAACAGCCAACTGACTCTATTTCCTCCAGGCACATATCAAAAAGTGGGTTAACCATACAGAGACCATTCCCTAAGGACATTTACTGCTTTGACTATGATGCGGAACATTCTTTGCTTCTCATTGTTGGTAGTTCTGTTGGCACCTCATTACTCTCCAATTCGAGTCGAGGTATTGCTAAGTACCCTTACTTTCCTTTTACGATTCAAGTGAAGTTTGGATTAAAGATCTTTTTGTGATTAGTTACATGATTCTGTGGCATAATTTTGATCTTGATTTTGTGGATAGCTGCTATCGATATGTTGACTATATATTTGCCTTGCTTTTGAAACCATGTTGTAGTTGTggagtacttttttttttcttttctttttaattatccCTTGTTATTTGACATatgcgtagtgcgaccgggccgccctttttaattatcccTTGTTATTTGACATATGCTTAGTTTGCGACCTTTGAAGATCTAAACTTGACAACTGGGTCCTACTTGACTTATCCATGCTTgattctgatatatatatatatatattttaaatttgattgttattatattttaagcaCCATTAGATAgatgggatttttttttttatattattttcttcttGTTCTGTGCTGATGATTTATTCATTTGCTTGCAGGTTCATGTGATCTTTTGCTTTGGCGTGTATCTCATAATGTGGATCTAGAGCCACTGTCCTCTGTGCAATTTGAAGGGTTATACTACAAACCAAAGAATGATGCTGGTCAAGTAGCATATCCAAAGGTGCTAATGTCACCACAAGGCAACTTCGTTGCTACTTTAGATGTAGCAGGATACCTGCACATTCTTCAGCTGGATAAAGTACATAGGTCACTTTCAAGCTTTTCCATTGGAGAGAGATTAGGCTCACGGACGATCAATGACTTAGCAAACATAAACAAAGAACTTTTAAGTGATAATGTGGATTTTAGTTGGTGGTCTGATCATATTGTGACTCTTGTAAGGAGGGGTGGAATTATGATTATGTTGAATATCCTTACTGGCtctaaaattaaagaaaatgatTCCATATTTTCGATGCCTATTTTAGATAGAGTTCGACAGCTTCAGGGACACTTATTTCTTTTAGAAAGCAAATCATCAGAAGAGAGGGAAATTTCATCTAATCCAAGTGAAGAATCAAGAGGCTCACATCATATAGAGGAAATAATTGAAGATGCAAGTGATCAGTTTGACTCTTCCAGCCTGCGGTGGAGATTGATATCAATTTCACAAAGATCAATTTCTGAAATGTACAATATTTTAATCAGCAATCATAAATATCAGGAGGCATTTGATTTTGCTAGTCGACATGGCTTGGATAGAGATGAAGTTTTCAAATCACAGTGGTTGCGGTCTTGCCAaggaataaatgaaataaacatGTTTTTATCCAACATTAAGGATTCTGGTTTTGTACTTACTGAATGCATTAATAAAGTTGGACCAACAGAAGATGCTATGAGAGCATTACTTGCATATGGGTTGCATGAAACTGATCAGTACCGATTTTCAGGATTAGAGGATTACCAGAGGAGCCAAATTTGGGATTTTCGCTTGGCTAGGCTTCAACTATTGCAATTTAGAGACCGGCTGGAGACATATCTTGGAATAAACATGGGCAGGTATCATACTCTCTAGATGCTCACAGCAATAATTATAACAGAG encodes:
- the LOC136217146 gene encoding MAG2-interacting protein 2-like; the protein is MSICSVFKLKLFPTSFNDPGSSLHLFTYGVWSESHDILGIVDDTDTLYFIKVNGEEVMRITKRDLKTTFPIIGMIPQDNTDAHGSCFFIILTADGFLHQIENSQQPTDSISSRHISKSGLTIQRPFPKDIYCFDYDAEHSLLLIVGSSVGTSLLSNSSRGSCDLLLWRVSHNVDLEPLSSVQFEGLYYKPKNDAGQVAYPKVLMSPQGNFVATLDVAGYLHILQLDKVHRSLSSFSIGERLGSRTINDLANINKELLSDNVDFSWWSDHIVTLVRRGGIMIMLNILTGSKIKENDSIFSMPILDRVRQLQGHLFLLESKSSEEREISSNPSEESRGSHHIEEIIEDASDQFDSSSLRWRLISISQRSISEMYNILISNHKYQEAFDFASRHGLDRDEVFKSQWLRSCQGINEINMFLSNIKDSGFVLTECINKVGPTEDAMRALLAYGLHETDQYRFSGLEDYQRSQIWDFRLARLQLLQFRDRLETYLGINMGRFSMQEYGKFRVLPLSEAAVSLAESGKIGALNLLFKRHPYSLSPSMLQVLSAIPETIPVQTYSQLLPGRSPPIGVNLREEDWVECEETLSFINRLPENYEFNIQIRTEPIVKRYPGYIWPSTNELSIWYMNRARNIDCYSGQLENCLILVDLACQKGIFELQQFHKDISYLHRLIYCDESYGDICISISLVEWERLSDYQKFRMMLKEVNEEIVVKKLHDMAIPFMKNRFSNLYSIPQDQVSNSHISLDHKESFLVRWLKEIALENKLDICLMVIDEGCRELQSKGFFKDEIEAVDCGLQCVYICTLTDRWSTLAAILSKLPQKQDSEIYTNDLEERLKLAEGHIEAGMLLTFYQEIDVRRVYDKGPWIFDNKFLIVD